Proteins found in one Lutimonas zeaxanthinifaciens genomic segment:
- a CDS encoding RluA family pseudouridine synthase, with protein MEENEEHISSDDELFEHFKFTASEGQEPLRVDKFLMNFIENATRNKIQQAIKAGNVLVNDAPVKANHKVKARDVVRVVLAHPPHENLLVAEEIPLDLIYEDKEVVVVNKPAGMVVHPGHGNYSGTLVNGLIYHFEHLPKNSNERPGLVHRIDKNTSGLLVVAKTEFAMANLASQFFNRTTDRLYYALVWGSVEEEQGTITGNIGRSFKNRLQMDVFPEGDFGKHAVTHYKVIERFNYVTLVECKLETGRTHQIRAHFKYIGHPLFNDERYGGDRILKGTTYTKYKQFVENCFKVLPRQALHAKTLGFEHPVSKKRLFFDSPMPEDMVQCLEKWRAYTVNQQEKK; from the coding sequence ATGGAGGAAAACGAAGAGCATATTAGTTCTGACGATGAACTGTTTGAACATTTTAAATTTACTGCCAGTGAGGGGCAAGAGCCTTTACGGGTTGATAAGTTTTTGATGAACTTCATTGAGAATGCTACCCGAAACAAGATACAACAGGCCATAAAGGCAGGGAATGTTCTGGTCAATGATGCCCCGGTCAAAGCAAATCATAAGGTAAAGGCCAGGGATGTGGTACGCGTTGTTTTGGCTCATCCTCCTCATGAAAACCTCTTGGTTGCAGAGGAGATACCTTTGGACCTGATTTACGAGGATAAAGAAGTGGTTGTAGTCAATAAACCGGCGGGAATGGTGGTTCATCCAGGTCATGGAAATTATAGCGGTACCCTGGTAAACGGATTGATTTATCACTTTGAACATCTTCCAAAGAACAGTAATGAAAGACCCGGGCTCGTGCACAGGATAGATAAAAACACGAGTGGACTTTTGGTAGTGGCAAAAACGGAGTTTGCGATGGCAAATCTTGCAAGTCAGTTCTTTAACAGAACTACCGACAGGCTATATTATGCCCTCGTATGGGGAAGTGTTGAAGAGGAACAGGGGACAATTACCGGAAACATTGGCCGCAGTTTTAAAAACAGGCTTCAAATGGATGTTTTTCCGGAAGGTGATTTTGGAAAACATGCCGTGACGCATTATAAAGTGATCGAAAGGTTCAATTACGTTACCCTGGTTGAATGTAAGCTGGAGACAGGCAGAACACATCAGATCAGGGCACATTTCAAATATATCGGACATCCGTTATTCAACGACGAACGTTATGGAGGAGATCGGATATTAAAAGGAACAACCTATACCAAATACAAGCAGTTTGTCGAAAACTGTTTTAAGGTTTTGCCACGTCAGGCCCTTCATGCAAAAACCCTTGGATTTGAGCATCCGGTTTCAAAGAAAAGATTGTTTTTTGATTCTCCGATGCCTGAGGATATGGTTCAGTGTTTGGAAAAATGGAGAGCATATACGGTTAATCAGCAAGAGAAAAAGTAA
- a CDS encoding NUDIX hydrolase: MYTIFKNETLIILTDEANFSDDGFHLNWTEVSTKEALFNLLSKGLSKIVLYHSDLKFMWQEFRKKFKIIEASGGIVKNPEKEVLFIYRNDKWDLPKGKIESGESRTEAALREVEEECGFTELKSGNFIGTTYHLYSEKNEEVLKVSYWYEMDSDQTELVPQLEEGITDLRWVREKDFSKVLDNTYPNISLLMELYVASNQ, translated from the coding sequence ATGTATACAATTTTTAAGAATGAAACTTTAATTATTTTAACGGATGAAGCAAATTTTTCTGATGACGGGTTTCATTTGAACTGGACGGAGGTTAGCACTAAAGAGGCCTTATTTAACTTACTTTCAAAAGGTTTAAGCAAGATTGTTCTTTATCATTCAGACTTGAAATTCATGTGGCAGGAATTTAGAAAAAAGTTTAAAATTATTGAGGCTTCAGGAGGAATTGTCAAGAATCCGGAAAAGGAAGTTTTATTTATTTATCGCAATGACAAATGGGATCTGCCAAAAGGTAAAATTGAATCCGGAGAATCCAGAACAGAAGCGGCATTAAGAGAAGTAGAGGAGGAATGTGGTTTTACTGAATTGAAATCCGGAAATTTTATCGGTACCACCTATCACTTGTATTCGGAAAAAAATGAGGAAGTTTTAAAAGTTTCTTACTGGTATGAAATGGATTCAGATCAAACCGAACTTGTACCGCAGTTAGAGGAAGGAATAACCGATCTGAGATGGGTCAGGGAAAAGGATTTTTCTAAGGTTCTTGATAATACCTACCCGAATATTTCCTTACTCATGGAATTGTATGTTGCTTCAAATCAATAA
- a CDS encoding SulP family inorganic anion transporter, with protein MTEFISKRLPNVKSDVLSGITVALALVPEAVAFAFVAGVDPLVGLYAAFMIGLITSIFGGRPGMISGATGALAVVMVSLVARGNEMGAPGENLGLYYLFATVILMGFIQILAGVLKLGKFVRLIPHPVMMGFVNGLAIVIFLSQLGMFKTNIDGHKVWLQGMDLYLMIGLVGLTMVIMWLLPKFKITAKLPEALLGILTVSGIVIFFKLDVATVGSFIRDGGGEGLKGGLPVFQWELFSKVPFNWETIRFIFPYAVILAAIGLIESLMTLNLIDDLTDTRGNGNKECVAQGGANVITGLFGGMGGCAMIGQSIINIKSGGRTRLSGIVASLMLLAFILFASSYIEQVPIAALVGVMFMVVVGTFAWSSFRIINKVPRTDVFVIILVSALTVIFDLAIAVFAGVIVSALVFSWENATRIRARKRMKEDGTKVYEIWGPLFFGSISAFNEKFDVKNDPEKVEIDFVESRVSDHSALEAILNLVKKYEGENKKIRLKHLSVECKALLYKSDPKFHQVIVDDIDDPRYHLAANPEEFPKSLSEYHL; from the coding sequence ATGACAGAATTTATCAGTAAAAGACTACCTAATGTAAAAAGTGATGTATTATCAGGAATTACAGTTGCCTTGGCCCTGGTACCTGAAGCCGTGGCTTTTGCCTTTGTGGCCGGAGTAGACCCGCTGGTAGGTTTATATGCAGCTTTTATGATCGGGCTTATAACTTCAATCTTCGGTGGAAGGCCTGGGATGATCTCAGGAGCGACAGGTGCATTGGCAGTGGTTATGGTAAGTTTAGTGGCGAGAGGTAATGAAATGGGAGCACCGGGAGAAAATCTGGGCTTGTATTATTTGTTTGCAACGGTTATCCTTATGGGTTTTATTCAGATTCTGGCAGGTGTCCTCAAATTAGGAAAATTCGTGAGATTGATTCCTCACCCTGTGATGATGGGATTCGTAAATGGACTGGCAATCGTTATTTTTCTATCCCAGCTAGGCATGTTTAAAACGAACATTGACGGTCATAAAGTCTGGTTACAGGGAATGGATCTATATTTGATGATCGGATTGGTAGGATTGACCATGGTGATCATGTGGTTGCTTCCAAAGTTTAAAATAACTGCAAAACTACCCGAAGCACTTTTGGGAATCCTTACTGTTTCTGGCATTGTCATATTTTTCAAACTTGATGTGGCAACAGTCGGGTCTTTTATTCGAGATGGAGGAGGAGAAGGACTAAAAGGAGGGCTACCTGTTTTTCAATGGGAACTGTTCTCAAAGGTTCCGTTTAACTGGGAGACCATAAGATTTATTTTTCCCTATGCCGTTATTTTGGCTGCCATTGGCTTAATAGAGTCATTAATGACGTTAAATCTTATTGACGATCTTACTGACACAAGGGGTAACGGCAATAAGGAATGTGTAGCTCAGGGAGGTGCAAACGTTATTACAGGGCTCTTTGGAGGAATGGGTGGATGTGCGATGATCGGGCAGTCAATTATCAATATTAAATCAGGAGGTAGAACCAGATTGTCAGGTATTGTGGCTTCATTGATGTTACTTGCCTTTATATTGTTTGCTTCTTCTTATATCGAACAGGTACCTATTGCAGCACTCGTCGGAGTCATGTTTATGGTGGTCGTGGGTACATTTGCCTGGTCGAGTTTCAGAATTATCAATAAGGTTCCCAGAACTGATGTTTTCGTTATTATTCTTGTATCGGCTTTAACAGTAATTTTTGACCTGGCTATTGCCGTTTTTGCAGGAGTCATAGTAAGTGCTTTGGTTTTCTCCTGGGAAAATGCTACAAGAATTAGAGCCAGAAAGCGTATGAAGGAGGATGGAACCAAAGTCTATGAAATCTGGGGTCCTTTATTTTTTGGGTCGATATCGGCATTTAATGAGAAGTTCGATGTAAAGAATGATCCCGAAAAGGTTGAGATTGATTTTGTTGAATCACGCGTGAGTGATCACTCTGCTCTGGAGGCCATTTTGAACCTGGTAAAAAAGTACGAAGGAGAAAACAAAAAGATTCGCTTAAAGCATTTGAGCGTGGAATGCAAGGCTTTATTGTATAAGTCGGATCCGAAATTTCATCAGGTTATTGTTGATGACATTGATGATCCCAGGTATCATCTTGCAGCCAATCCCGAGGAGTTTCCTAAAAGTTTATCAGAATATCATTTATAG
- the coaD gene encoding pantetheine-phosphate adenylyltransferase, translated as MMKKTAVFPGSFDPLTLGHTDIIDRGLPLFDEIIIAIGTNSSKKYMFSLEERRKFIEETYADQPKIRVDTYEGLTIDYCSKVGSQFILRGLRNPADFEFEKAIAQTNRKMSEIETVFLLTSADTSYISSSIVRDILVNKGDVSMLVPSAVGNRE; from the coding sequence ATGATGAAAAAAACTGCTGTTTTTCCGGGATCCTTTGATCCACTCACATTAGGACATACTGATATCATTGACAGGGGCCTTCCCTTATTTGATGAGATCATTATAGCCATTGGTACGAATTCCTCAAAAAAATATATGTTCAGTCTTGAGGAACGAAGAAAATTCATTGAAGAAACATATGCGGATCAGCCAAAGATCAGGGTGGATACTTATGAAGGACTAACCATAGATTATTGCTCCAAAGTGGGTAGTCAGTTTATTTTGAGAGGACTGCGTAATCCGGCGGATTTTGAATTCGAAAAAGCGATTGCCCAAACCAACAGGAAAATGTCAGAAATCGAAACCGTATTTTTACTTACTTCGGCAGACACCTCCTACATTAGCTCCTCCATTGTAAGAGATATTCTAGTCAACAAAGGAGATGTTTCCATGCTTGTCCCAAGTGCTGTTGGGAACAGAGAATGA
- a CDS encoding PASTA domain-containing protein, protein MKLFQYLKSKEFLRTIILIVAISLLLVFGLAKWLGHYTKHDERIVVPDLEKLSLAETEKILLENRLNYVVIDSASFNPKFPPQSVIEQNPLPGDFVKENRKIYLTLNPSNYRKVTVPNVLDQTKRQVTIQLKSLGFRIGKERYIKDLGRDVVRELEINRKEVKPGDRLPKNTVIDLVLGDGLINKDTVY, encoded by the coding sequence ATGAAATTATTCCAGTACCTTAAAAGTAAAGAGTTCCTGAGAACGATAATATTGATTGTGGCCATTTCACTTTTGCTTGTTTTTGGATTGGCAAAATGGCTCGGCCATTATACCAAGCACGATGAGAGGATTGTGGTGCCTGATCTGGAAAAATTAAGTCTTGCTGAAACTGAAAAAATTCTTTTGGAAAACAGATTGAACTATGTGGTCATCGATTCGGCGAGTTTCAATCCTAAGTTCCCGCCTCAGTCTGTGATCGAACAGAACCCTTTACCAGGAGATTTTGTCAAGGAGAACAGGAAAATATACCTCACACTGAACCCTTCAAACTATAGAAAAGTAACGGTTCCCAATGTACTGGACCAGACTAAAAGACAAGTGACGATCCAGCTTAAATCTCTTGGCTTCCGGATTGGAAAAGAAAGGTATATCAAAGATCTTGGAAGGGATGTTGTCAGAGAACTTGAAATTAACCGAAAGGAGGTCAAACCCGGTGACCGGCTTCCAAAGAATACGGTTATTGACCTTGTGCTGGGTGATGGACTGATCAACAAGGATACTGTTTATTAA
- a CDS encoding SRPBCC domain-containing protein: MNLESPKVKVKKSSQEVFDFLSKVENFETIMPSNIDKFEADENSFLFALKGMPEIKLQMKETEAPKKIVLGSASEKFPFNLTADIEDNADNSSNVQLLFDGEFNPMVAMMVKKPLQKFIDTLIGNIGQQ; the protein is encoded by the coding sequence ATGAATTTAGAAAGCCCCAAAGTAAAGGTGAAGAAAAGCAGTCAGGAAGTTTTTGATTTTTTATCAAAGGTTGAAAACTTTGAAACTATTATGCCATCGAATATAGATAAATTTGAAGCCGATGAAAATTCCTTTTTATTTGCATTGAAAGGAATGCCTGAAATCAAGTTACAAATGAAAGAAACCGAGGCTCCGAAAAAAATTGTTCTGGGTTCAGCCAGTGAAAAGTTTCCTTTTAACCTGACCGCAGACATTGAAGATAATGCAGATAATTCCAGCAATGTCCAGTTGCTTTTTGACGGAGAATTTAATCCGATGGTTGCCATGATGGTAAAAAAACCACTACAAAAATTTATTGACACCCTGATCGGGAATATCGGACAACAGTAA
- a CDS encoding D-alanine--D-alanine ligase, producing MKKNIAIIMGGYSSESGISIQSGNVVFDHLDKNKFETYRVLISKEKWVHIDENEQEYPINMADFTTTVNGYKIKFDFVFNAIHGHPGEDGTLLAYFDLIGMPHSSAPFYQMAVAFNKRDCLSLLKAYGIKSARSVYLNKGDQINIEHIVKTVGLPCFVKPNRAGSSFGVSKVYSKDEIEPALQKAYQEDKEVLIEQFLDGTEVSVGVITWKNEIKVLPVTEIVSDNDFFDYEAKYLGESKEITPARISEVQKENVTRVARKIYKSMDLRGLSRADFIFVGDEPYFIELNMVPGLSAESILPKQAKEAGISLAELFESTIRIPNA from the coding sequence ATGAAAAAAAATATTGCGATAATCATGGGTGGATATTCCTCCGAATCAGGAATTTCAATTCAAAGCGGAAATGTCGTTTTTGACCATCTTGATAAAAATAAATTTGAAACTTACCGCGTATTGATCTCTAAAGAGAAATGGGTTCATATTGATGAAAATGAACAGGAATACCCAATCAATATGGCAGATTTCACGACAACGGTTAATGGATATAAAATTAAGTTTGATTTTGTCTTTAACGCAATTCATGGCCACCCCGGAGAGGACGGTACACTGCTGGCCTATTTTGACCTGATCGGCATGCCACACTCTTCGGCTCCATTTTATCAAATGGCTGTAGCTTTTAATAAAAGGGACTGTTTAAGCCTGTTAAAGGCTTATGGAATAAAAAGCGCCCGATCCGTATATTTGAATAAAGGAGATCAGATTAATATTGAGCATATCGTGAAAACTGTAGGTCTCCCCTGTTTTGTAAAACCAAATCGAGCCGGTTCGAGTTTTGGTGTCAGTAAGGTCTACTCAAAGGATGAAATTGAACCTGCCCTTCAAAAGGCATACCAGGAAGATAAAGAAGTTTTGATCGAGCAGTTTCTGGACGGGACGGAGGTTTCTGTAGGTGTCATCACCTGGAAGAATGAAATAAAGGTATTGCCCGTAACCGAAATAGTTTCGGACAATGATTTTTTTGATTATGAAGCTAAATATCTGGGTGAATCGAAAGAAATAACTCCGGCGAGAATATCAGAAGTACAAAAAGAAAATGTCACCCGAGTTGCTCGAAAAATTTATAAAAGCATGGATTTGAGAGGCTTATCAAGAGCTGATTTTATCTTCGTTGGTGACGAACCCTATTTTATTGAACTTAATATGGTGCCGGGTTTATCTGCAGAGAGCATTTTACCGAAACAGGCAAAAGAAGCAGGGATTTCTCTGGCTGAACTTTTTGAAAGCACCATTCGCATTCCTAACGCCTGA
- the pyrE gene encoding orotate phosphoribosyltransferase produces MIFDKNTAKKTAELLLKIKAIKLQPEEPFTWASGWNSPIYCDNRITLSYVMIRNYIRENLAKIILEKHGQPDVIAGVATGAIAIGVLVAQELGIPFIYVRPEPKKHGRKNQIEGFLDSGQNVVVVEDLISTGKSSLNAVKALKEAGARVIGMVAIFNYGFPIAEKNFKDSHLDLTTLSDYEHLIEQALDTNFISSKQVTTLKAWREDPGEWTPR; encoded by the coding sequence ATGATTTTTGACAAAAATACAGCAAAAAAGACAGCTGAATTGCTTTTAAAGATAAAAGCAATAAAATTGCAACCAGAGGAGCCATTTACCTGGGCTTCAGGATGGAACTCTCCAATTTACTGTGATAACAGAATTACCCTGTCCTACGTTATGATCCGGAATTATATTCGCGAGAATCTGGCGAAAATAATCCTTGAAAAACACGGACAACCTGACGTTATTGCAGGAGTTGCTACCGGGGCCATTGCCATTGGTGTTCTTGTTGCTCAGGAATTAGGAATTCCTTTTATTTATGTTCGGCCTGAACCCAAAAAACACGGTAGAAAAAATCAGATCGAGGGGTTTTTGGACAGTGGTCAGAATGTAGTTGTGGTCGAAGATCTTATCTCGACCGGGAAAAGCAGTTTAAATGCGGTCAAAGCCTTGAAAGAGGCCGGTGCAAGAGTTATTGGGATGGTAGCCATATTCAATTACGGTTTTCCAATTGCCGAGAAAAATTTTAAAGACTCACATCTCGACCTCACGACCCTAAGTGATTACGAACATTTGATCGAACAGGCTCTTGATACCAATTTTATTAGTTCAAAACAAGTTACAACTTTAAAAGCCTGGAGAGAAGATCCGGGAGAATGGACCCCAAGATAA